The sequence agtcaacaaaacaaggccaaagacatatttagtgaattataacatttattttttttgttccttttgagagcgagtaacaggcctgcttgttgtctcttggattttcctttttcattttgcaacaactttagccacaacagagccactttgagtggcctctggcacttcacgggcagggcttgtggccagtgactcacctacagggcttttgggcagtgactcacctacagggcttttgggcagtgactcacctacagggcttttgggcagtgactgttcaccgacagggcttttggccagtgactcacctacagggcttgtgggcagtgactgttcaccaacagggcttttggccagtgactcaccgacagggcttgtgcccactgacacatgtgagcaagctggtagacactgcacaagtgatggttggtctgtttcatgtgtgtctttttttgtttgtgtccaaaaactggtcagtagtaactgcttgtgctgttttgtttttgtcgcctcctttgtaggtgtcagctcctgattttgtacagatggcagcggtaggatgtcgtcaggaacctgcacagcaatgtctgctacttgaccggtaacattcggacctggggaatgaagatcagatgcatgtggtgaaaaattaccagcatgtaaagatcctgcctgtgaggtgttgaagttgaaatgtggtacagtagtcattctcaagtaattagcttgggtttgctgaacaactaatgcttcgaatgaggtgttgattttttgcaactgtttaggcacttcaatgaagactctgtggagatgtgccaattgtgatatcgtttcttcctgcagtgcaatcatcctttccagcactgtcatcagatcagaatggcgacgattttctgcttccacaatttttccctcagaagctactattgcatcgtatgtgttagttgatggacgatttggcggtataactgtttcaattggaacctcttcatggtcacttgattgtatttctgtgtctatggcggcatcatcatcatcatcttcatcatcatgttctaaaaataaatgtacacattattaaatggcatgttaatctctgctgttttactatgtcattatactgtgtcataagtaacacctaacatgtttccatacgtttcataacctcacattaaaatctaccttgacttacgaataatgtttggactcagtatgaaatatgaatgaatgaacacttgctctaaactcagaactcctacatgatagttcacatcactaacacaatacatgttgccttacacttcattttcactgacactaagtaatcctatttaaagaacatgtgcaaaacaaataatgaacatgacaacataacatatagaagtgcacatattatatggccaccaactgatacactcaccttctaggtgtgttgagctgcatgacccaggtgaagacacttgttccgtctcaggtgacacatgtcctccaggggcaactatatataacaataacattagttgtacatttacatgtgtaaatattgaacaaacagttattgtatgttctgtatttatgagtacctaacagcatcagttccttaaccgaaaatgtgtgtgtgaaagtgaacataaatagttgttataacaatgtacatgcctgtgtacttagaacttttgagttccctaacatacaacatactatgtttctgcagtaatgcgtgaggataaattgattaaatttgtacataaaaatcatatgttgtgtagtcatatcagtatcataatgtacataactatcatgagatgaacattcacaatggttatcatgaaggtggtcatattgcaaaaagttttgtttttggtacaggatatgtgtggtacattaatagaagatgtggcacacctgaatgtggctgtcactcaacaagacaacacatgcagtgtgtgataatgtgtcattgatagtagttcaactatagatatgagtgaactaatgtgtgacgtacggtttgataactaatgacttgttggggcatttagtagctagagttaagctttcaaatgagtgtgattaacttcagttgtgctagtcaggttgtaagaacggtattcccttccccaaaaagcctaatcagccagacctttcaattacttcaaacaggtgaaaatggtgtgaactaagttgaccctaagatgaccctgtaatttgtgtttgtgctgaaccccaccccctctgttgacgtgtacgctgtgatgacatattcattgcagctgctttaacacaatggtagaggagctaaatagtcgtctgcagtgtttaagttatgaacacaatgacataacatatgctacgtgtgcctcattatgctgtctgtatatgacataaagcaaaaatggaccttttcctaaacaactatagatgtgttagtgcaagtgatgtttgtaggccgttgcatgcaatatatttgatgcatgcttaaaataggcagtaatgtcgtgtttgtaggagtaaaataaataaaatacacaataatattatacatatttatgttctgtacctgtagctagtaataatttctcattagcatgtgttacacatgtatactaccctgttgttccccatcttcgcccaccatcaattgcttccactgcagcaatgcattttgggaattcacatgtaaatgaccacgcaatggcacgtgctatattagttactgcttttagtaggactacaacatatatgtctattttgagatatatatatatatacagaatcagacatatacatatatagatgcaggtatgcttatattgtgaagacagtataaaaagcagcggaaatatgcaaaataactgtaagcaacgacacgcctagtacagtaatatttctcacctggtggaaattgtgagggataaattccaatatcacggtcaccggccaagccctccacgacgacgggaagtaattttgcccaaagcagctcctccaatggagttaatatcagacgttgtggtgtctcTAGCGACAATTATCCTtgaccctgacactattcccacacgcattgacaccaatgactattgtgtcccacatttcttttttgcttgatgaacttgtccgcccttgaaaaacattgaaaatatatgaggttaattaataataatacaagcaccagtttcctacactgctagctgttccaagagatagcaaacatgctgttttaggtgtaatatgtgaagcacatgagcattcactactaaacctagacatgtaagcaagcttgcattcatattgtatgcagttatggcaaattgaacgcctgtgtttagttgtccttgtaacgcatgataaaaagctgtgtttccacactaattaacatagaaagatattctgtacccatatttgcatatgaacaaaactcacatgacctaggatcacatgtatttgaagaataaatggaaa comes from Ascaphus truei isolate aAscTru1 chromosome 4, aAscTru1.hap1, whole genome shotgun sequence and encodes:
- the LOC142492393 gene encoding uncharacterized protein LOC142492393; amino-acid sequence: MEQLPDCVAAVLQMTSPTDSRGHCMLSNQSTQQEPVAPGGHVSPETEQVSSPGSCSSTHLEEHDDEDDDDDAAIDTEIQSSDHEEVPIETVIPPNRPSTNTYDAIVASEGKIVEAENRRHSDLMTVLERMIALQEETISQLAHLHRVFIEVPKQLQKINTSFEALVVQQTQANYLRMTTVPHFNFNTSQAGSLHAGNFSPHASDLHSPGPNVTGQVADIAVQVPDDILPLPSVQNQELTPTKEATKTKQHKQLLLTSFWTQTKKDTHETDQPSLVQCLPACSHVSVGTSPVGSLLPRDPLSPRSLLCKLRSRCNSESSVLEYPYDNCAQPESRVTIADLLSI